DNA from Parageobacillus thermoglucosidasius:
TTATTGCAAGATCCGTATTCCATCTTCTCATTTGAAGACAATGAAGTGGTCATTCCAGCTGTAGTGTTGGAAGAAGTTGATTCGAAAAAGCGATATATGGACGAAGTGGGGAGAAACGCGCGTCAAGTCTCCAAGCTGATCGACCGTCTTCGCGAAAGCGGAAAGCTGCATGAAAAAATTCCGCTGGAAAACGGCGGGGTGTTGCGCATTGAATTAAATCATCGCTCTTTTCACCAGCTCCAAGAAATTTTTGTGGAAAAAACGAACGATAATCGCATTTTGGCGGTTGCCAAAAATTTATCGCTTGAAGAACAAGCGAAGGAAAACGGACGTTCTGTTATTTTAGTAAGCAAAGATGCTCTTGTTCGCGTGAAGGCCGACGCGATCGGACTGCAAGCAGAGGACTTTTTAAGCGACCGCGTCGTTGAGGTTAACCATATTTATACCGGCTTTCTTGAATTGTACATAGGGACGGAACATTTGCAGCGGTTTTATGAAAAAGGAGAGCTTGTTTTAGCGGACATTGCCAATCATCCGTTTTACCCCAATCAATTTATTATCATGAAAGACGCTTTTGGAAGCTCGGCTTCTGCGCTTGGCATTGTGAATCATAGCGGAAAAAAAGTGGAGAAACTTTTGTTTCACTATGAACATATATGGGGGATTCGCCCGCGCAATGTGCAACAGACGATGGCGTTTGAACTGCTTATGCGTGAGGACATTCCGCTTGTGACTTTGATCGGCAAAGCAGGAACGGGGAAAACGCTTCTTGCACTTGCTGCAGGGCTGATGCAGACAGAGGATTTACGCACATATAAAAAGCTGCTTGTTGCGAGGCCGATCGTTCCGATGGGAAAAGACATCGGTTTTTTGCCTGGAGAAAAAGAAGAAAAATTGCGCCCGTGGATGCAACCTATTTTTGATAATTTAGAATATTTATTTAACACAAAAAAAGCAGGGGAGCTGGACGCGATTTTAGCAGGAATGAGCTCGATTGAAGTCGAAGCGCTCACATATATACGCGGCCGCAGCCTGCCGGAACAGTTTATCATTATTGATGAGGCACAAAATTTAACGAAACATGAAGTGAAAACGATTTTAACGCGCGTTGGCGAAAAAAGCAAAATCATTTTAATGGGAGATCCGGAACAGATCGACCATCCGTATTTGGACGAGTACAATAATGGATTAACGTATGTCGTTGAAAAGTTTAAAGACCAAAAAATCGCCGGGCACGTCCGTCTTGTCAAAGGCGAGCGCTCGACATTGGCGCAGCTTGCCGCGGATTTATTGTAAAACAAGCCGGATGTCCTGTCTTAGGACATCCCAACTTTAACGGACGACAAAACGGCGCACATGAGTGATCGGGGCTTCGCGGTTGGAACCGTCGCCAAAATAAAAATGAACGGGTCCGTCTTCTCTTAGCGGCTTTCCATCTTTGGAAAATCCGAGAATCGCTTCATAAGCTTGCGCAAGTGGAATCGTTACTTCGTTATGCTCGGTGACGATAGCCAGTTCTTTTGCCTCCGGGAGCGGCTCAGCGTTTTGCAAAAACGGAGCAAGCGGCATCGCGAATGTCCCTGTAATAATTTTTTCTTTCAGAAAACGTTTTTCTGTTTTCAATGTTGGCGGAAAAACGGCCCCTTCCTGAATTTCCCGGTCCCAAAAAGCGGACAGTTTTCTAATTTCCTCCTCTTCTTCCTGTTTCCCGTTTGGAAGCGGATCATGGGATGACTTCGCAAAGTATGTGTTCAAATCAATTTTGCGGTCATCAAAAATCCATACTCCTGGATCCAATGTAATTGTAAATTTTACATTCCCTGTTATAAGAATAATATCGCTCATTTTCCATCCTCTCCTCTACAGCAGCTGCTGTTTTTAGTATAATGGTTAATAGACAGTTTGTCATGTGCCAGATGGATGCGATTCTGTTTCAGCCGGGCGCCGACAAATCGCGTTAAACCAGCACGGCTTATAGTGTTGACAAGTGTTTCAACTTGCAAAATTGCGCATTTCACGTTAAGATTTAAAGAAGGATTAGGGGAGAACGGAGGGATGGATGTGACAGGCGATGCCATTAACTATCGCGAAAAAGCGTACGCGCTGCTGCAAGCGGATGCGGATAAGATCATCAAGCTCATTCGCGTGCAATTGGATAATTTGACAATGCCGCAATGTCCTCTTTACGAAGAAGTGCTGGATACGCAAATGTTTGGTTTGTCACGGGAAATCGATTTTGCGGTGCGCCTTGGGCTTGTGGACGAGAAGAAGGGCAAGGCGCTGCTTGACCGATTAGAGCGGGAGCTTTCGGCACTCCACGAAGCGGTGACAAAAAAGCGCGTACGATAAAAATAAAATGCTAACTCAAACGGTTGAAAGCTGCAATCGTTTGAGTTTTTCTGTTTTTAAGAAGGAAAACAACATTCTGCTACGAATTGTTTTAATGATTTAACACCAACATTAGCAATAAGGAAGAGGAATGATGGATAGGGAATTAATGAAGAAGATTATGAAATGTTACGATTATCCGCTTATTATTGCGGTTGTTATGCTTTCGCTATTTGGATTGGTTATGGTATATAGCTCAAGCATGATTTCCGCCGTCATCCGTTTTGAAGTGCCAAGCGACTATTTTTATCAGCGGCAAAAGCTATGGCTGATAGTTTCCTTTATTTGTTTTTTCATTACGCTGATTGTTCCGTATAAAATATGGGCGCAAGAAAAATTGGTCAAAACGATTTTTTTCGTATTGCCATTAATGTTAATAGCGGTCGCTTTTCTTGGACATACTGCAAACAATGCGACAAGCTGGTTTCGCATGGGTGCATGGAGCGTGCAGCCAGCGGAGCTTGCAAAGCTTGGATTAATCGTTTACTTAGCGGCGGCGTTTGCCAATAAACAAAAGAGATTGGCACAACCTGTCAAAAGTAATTTATTTCCAATTTATTACACGCTGTTTCTTTGTTTTTTAATTGCTATTCAGCCAGATTTTGGAACAGCAATGATTGTATTGGCAATTGCGGTTTGTTTGATTTTGTCATCAGGGCTGCGGCTTCGTTTATTGTTTAAACAGTTTCTATTTTTTCTGCTTGTTTTTGCTTTTGCATCCCCAATTATTCTTCCTCTTTTTGGAGATGCTATTTTTTCGAAAGAGCGGATGTCACGGATTTATAGCTTTTTGGATCCGTTTAAATA
Protein-coding regions in this window:
- a CDS encoding PhoH family protein, yielding MGKKIYVLDTNVLLQDPYSIFSFEDNEVVIPAVVLEEVDSKKRYMDEVGRNARQVSKLIDRLRESGKLHEKIPLENGGVLRIELNHRSFHQLQEIFVEKTNDNRILAVAKNLSLEEQAKENGRSVILVSKDALVRVKADAIGLQAEDFLSDRVVEVNHIYTGFLELYIGTEHLQRFYEKGELVLADIANHPFYPNQFIIMKDAFGSSASALGIVNHSGKKVEKLLFHYEHIWGIRPRNVQQTMAFELLMREDIPLVTLIGKAGTGKTLLALAAGLMQTEDLRTYKKLLVARPIVPMGKDIGFLPGEKEEKLRPWMQPIFDNLEYLFNTKKAGELDAILAGMSSIEVEALTYIRGRSLPEQFIIIDEAQNLTKHEVKTILTRVGEKSKIILMGDPEQIDHPYLDEYNNGLTYVVEKFKDQKIAGHVRLVKGERSTLAQLAADLL
- a CDS encoding YlaN family protein, which gives rise to MDVTGDAINYREKAYALLQADADKIIKLIRVQLDNLTMPQCPLYEEVLDTQMFGLSREIDFAVRLGLVDEKKGKALLDRLERELSALHEAVTKKRVR
- a CDS encoding FtsW/RodA/SpoVE family cell cycle protein, which encodes MDRELMKKIMKCYDYPLIIAVVMLSLFGLVMVYSSSMISAVIRFEVPSDYFYQRQKLWLIVSFICFFITLIVPYKIWAQEKLVKTIFFVLPLMLIAVAFLGHTANNATSWFRMGAWSVQPAELAKLGLIVYLAAAFANKQKRLAQPVKSNLFPIYYTLFLCFLIAIQPDFGTAMIVLAIAVCLILSSGLRLRLLFKQFLFFLLVFAFASPIILPLFGDAIFSKERMSRIYSFLDPFKYANDEGFQLVNSYLAIGLGGIKGLGLGKSIQKYGYLPESHTDFIMSIIAEELGLFGVIFTLGLLAFIVLRGLWIARKCNDAFGSLLAIGISAMIGIQTFINVGGVVGVIPITGVPLPLVSYGGSSLMIFMTSLGVLVNVSMFTKYEASYKRKMKIVEKLQKRI